CCTCGGCCAGGAACGGGTTGCTGTCGCGCTCGCGCTCGACGGTCGTGGCGGGCCCGTGACCGGGCAGGACCACGACGCCGTCGTCGAGCGGGACCACCACGCGCGCCAGCGACTCCATCTGCTCCTCCCACGAGCCGCGCGGGAAGTCGGTCCGCCCCACCGACCCACGGAACAGCAGGTCGCCGGAGACCAGGATCCCCGACCGGGCGACATCGACCGGCTCGTCGAGGTGCACCTGCGCCCCGCTCAACCCGGCGGCGAGGAAGGTGACGTGTCCGGGGGTGTGACCCGGCGTGTGGTTCGCGCGGATCTCGACCCCGGCGAACGTCAGCCGCTGGTCGTCGGAGAGGTCCTGCAGGCGTTCCGTGGGGGGCTGCCACGGGGCGCCGAGGAACTGCTCGGCGTCGTCGGGTGAGATGTCCATCCCGAACCCGGCGAACGGGTCGTCCCACAGCCAGCCGTCGCCCGGGTGGAGGAACACCGGCACGTCGAGTTCCTCGGCGAGGGCCGGGACGGCCCACAGGTGGTCGAGGTGACCGTGGGTGAGCAGGATCGCCTCGCACGTCACGCCGTGCTCGTCGAGCACGCGCGGAACCTCCGTGGCGCCGTTCTCGCCCGGGTCCACCACGAACGCCGCTCCCCGTCCGCGGTCGCCGATCACGTAGCAGTTGGTCTGCCAGCGCCCGAGGCTGACCCCCGTGACGAAGCGGTCGCGCTCGTCGGCCACGTCAGCGCCCCGCCGGGGCGGTCTCGTCGCGGCGCTGCGGGATCAGGCGGTACGCGTCGTACACGCCCTCGACGCGCTTGACCGACCGCAGGACGTACTCCAGGTGGGCGGGGTCGGCGAGCTCGAACGAGAACCGCAGCACCGCGACGCGGTCGCGGCGCGTCGTCACCTGCGCCGACAGGATGTTGATGTGGAGGTCGCCGAGGACCGCGGTGATGTCGCGGAGCAGGTGCTTGCGGTCGATCGCCTCGACCTGGATGGACACCAGGAAGGTCGATGCGGCGTGGGCGTTCCACGACACCGCCACCAGCCGATCCTGCTGACGTTCCGCCAGATCGGTCAGGTTGGGACAGTCCTGGCGGTGAACCGACACGCCCCGCCCGCGGGTGACGAACCCGGTGATCGCATCGCCGGGAACGGGGGTGCAGCACCGGGCGAGCTTGCTCAGCAGGCCCTCCGCGCCGTGGACGCGGACGCCGTCGCTGGTCGCAACGTCGTGGTGGGCACGGCGCCGCGGCACCAACACCGGCGCTTCGGCTTCGGGCAGCTCACCGGCGACCCGGGCGGTCAACTGCTGGGTGACGGTCGAGACCGCCAGGTGGTTCCCGCCGATGGCCCGCAGCAGCGCGTCGGCGTCCTTGTACGACAGGTCGCTCGCCACCGCGGCGAGGTGCCCGCCGCTGGCGACGCGGTCGTAGGACATGCCTCTCTTGCGTAGCGCCCGGATCAGGGCCTCGCGCCCGCGCTCGATCGCGTCCTCGCGACGTTCACGGTTGAAGTACGCCCGGATCTTGCTCTTGGCACGGGGTGAAACTGCGTTCTTGAGCCAGTCTCGTGACGGTCCGGCGTCCTCGGCCTTGGACGTCAGGATCTCGACGACGTCGCCGTTGGTCAGCTCGTAGTCCAGCGGGACCAGCCGCCCGTTGATGCGCGCTCCGATGCAGCGGTGACCGACCTCGGTGTGGACGGCGTAGGCGAAATCGATCGGCGTGGCACCGGCGGGCAGCTCCTTGACGTCCCCGGCCGGGGTGAACACGAACACCGCGTCGGCGTACAGGTCGATCCTGAGCGAGTCGAGGTAGTCGGCCGGCTCCCGGACCTCCTGCTGCCACTCGAGCATCTGCTGCAGCCACTGCAGGTCGCTGTGCTTGGTGCGGTTGGACTCCTTGTACTTCCAGTGGGCCGCCACTCCGTACTCGGCGGTGCGGTGCATCGCCTTGGTCCGGATCTGGATCTCCAGCGGCCGGCCCTTGGGCCCCACGACGGTCGTGTGCAACGACTGGTACAGGTTGAACTTGGGCATCGCGACGTAGTCCTTGAAGCGTCCTGGGATGGGTCGCCACGTCGCGTGGATCTGGCCCAACACCGCGTAGCAGTCGCGGACGTTGTTCACGAGCACCCGGATCCCGACCAGGTCGAAGATCTCGTCGAACTCGACGCCGCGGACGACCATCTTCTCGTAGATCGAGTAGAAGTGCTTGGGGCGGCCGGTGACCTCCCCCTTCACCTTCAGCTCGCGGAGCTTGTCCTTGACCTCACCGATGACCTCCTCGAGGTAGACCTCGCGTTCTGGCTGGCGGTCGGAGACCATCGCGACGATCTCGCCGTAGCGCTTGGGATGCAGGGTCTGGAAGGCCAGGTCCTCGAGGGTGAGCTTGAACTGCTGGATCCCCAGCCGGTGGGCCAGCGGGGCGTAGATGTCGAGGGTCTCCTGTGCGATGCGCTTCTGTTTGTCGCGCGGGAGGGCGTCGATCGTCTCCATGTTGTGCAGGCGATCGGCGAGCTTGACCAGCAGCACCCGGATGTCGCTGGCCATCGCCAGGATCATCTTGCGCAGGGTCTCGGCCTGCTGCTGTTCCTTGGAGTCGACGTTGAGCCGGTCGAGTTTGGTGACGCCGTCGACCAGCCGGGCGACCTCGTCACCGAACAGGTCGGTGATCTGGTCCAGTGACGCCGGGGTGTCCTCGACGACGTCGTGCAGGAGCGCCGCGACGATGGTGTCGGTG
This sequence is a window from Actinomycetota bacterium. Protein-coding genes within it:
- a CDS encoding MBL fold metallo-hydrolase, translating into MADERDRFVTGVSLGRWQTNCYVIGDRGRGAAFVVDPGENGATEVPRVLDEHGVTCEAILLTHGHLDHLWAVPALAEELDVPVFLHPGDGWLWDDPFAGFGMDISPDDAEQFLGAPWQPPTERLQDLSDDQRLTFAGVEIRANHTPGHTPGHVTFLAAGLSGAQVHLDEPVDVARSGILVSGDLLFRGSVGRTDFPRGSWEEQMESLARVVVPLDDGVVVLPGHGPATTVERERDSNPFLAEVVSGR
- a CDS encoding bifunctional (p)ppGpp synthetase/guanosine-3',5'-bis(diphosphate) 3'-pyrophosphohydrolase, with translation MPASETDAEQTTPDTGDVAAGAPSDPVAPHAPPHQRSRPSGVKGVLSRLPRPTRELVPSAISALLAAIRESSPKVDVREVARAFEYAEAAHDGQRRWSGEAYITHPIAVAEKLARLGLDTDTIVAALLHDVVEDTPASLDQITDLFGDEVARLVDGVTKLDRLNVDSKEQQQAETLRKMILAMASDIRVLLVKLADRLHNMETIDALPRDKQKRIAQETLDIYAPLAHRLGIQQFKLTLEDLAFQTLHPKRYGEIVAMVSDRQPEREVYLEEVIGEVKDKLRELKVKGEVTGRPKHFYSIYEKMVVRGVEFDEIFDLVGIRVLVNNVRDCYAVLGQIHATWRPIPGRFKDYVAMPKFNLYQSLHTTVVGPKGRPLEIQIRTKAMHRTAEYGVAAHWKYKESNRTKHSDLQWLQQMLEWQQEVREPADYLDSLRIDLYADAVFVFTPAGDVKELPAGATPIDFAYAVHTEVGHRCIGARINGRLVPLDYELTNGDVVEILTSKAEDAGPSRDWLKNAVSPRAKSKIRAYFNRERREDAIERGREALIRALRKRGMSYDRVASGGHLAAVASDLSYKDADALLRAIGGNHLAVSTVTQQLTARVAGELPEAEAPVLVPRRRAHHDVATSDGVRVHGAEGLLSKLARCCTPVPGDAITGFVTRGRGVSVHRQDCPNLTDLAERQQDRLVAVSWNAHAASTFLVSIQVEAIDRKHLLRDITAVLGDLHINILSAQVTTRRDRVAVLRFSFELADPAHLEYVLRSVKRVEGVYDAYRLIPQRRDETAPAGR